The genomic DNA TTATCTGCCCTGACTATTATAAGTCTATAATAAGCCAAGTAACAacttttgatttcaaatttcgTGTAAATctgtataataaataaacattatttaacACTCACATTAAaaccatataataaaaaattacaatataaattaaaaccaCCGACAGCTACCGCCTACGTTATCAGATCACGAAGATCTTAACAAAATCCAGATCCCACCCTGCATAGCTGGGTCAACTCCGTCCTTTTGACCCACAAATCCGCCATTGTTAACCACCTCACTGTCACTGTCTCTCATGTTCACCGGTAACTGCATTTGTTCTTCAACGACATATTTACATTCATTTTCTTTGGGTCCATAATGACGCCGCATTCCACTCTCTTATAGAACTTGGGTTTCACTAATCTCCCCAAAACGTAAGCTCGTGATCGAACCATCAAGCTCAGCGTCAATGGCACTGGCTCAATCGGTGCACCGTTTACACTGCCCAAGCTGGCTCCCCCTCCGTACAATGGAATGTTGCTTCCCTTCATTGTCACTGTAAGTGATCTCTGGCTCTTTCTTGATTGATAAAACTTATGTATCTGCATTTTTCCAATTGCATAAATTAAATCGGATTTAACTGATGAAATATAAAAGTATAAGAAGGGGGTCAGTTGAATACTGTTCCGGTGGCTACAGTTAGCTGCGAGAATGATAGATCTAGCGGTGTTGATGTTACATGTACGCCAAAAAATGTAGCAGTGTTGCGAAATGTGAgcttcactgtgcaattcatcGACACCATTTCTGTTGCTACTCCGGAAAAATCCGCACCAGCTTGAACCACGAATTGATCAAATGCAATGCTCTGCAAACAGTAACCGTTTCACCAGATCAATCAAGAATTTAATTCGAAAATCACCCAATCATGATACATATAAGTCTGTACTCGCCGTCGCTGAGCGTAGTTTTATTGAAAGGTTAAGGTATGAATAATGAAATCTGACCTTCATTGTGACGGTGGGTTTTTGAGGTTTACTAGCGCCCCACAAGATCAAGGAGAACAAAGAGAAAAGCACAAAGAATCCCACAACAAAAGTGAGAAAATAGAAGCGACAAGAGACACCGCTGTGAAAGTTTTCTCCGTCAAGAAGTCCCTCTTCTTCAATGGCGTCAAACTCCTTCCACGGCTTGCGAGACTTGCGGTCATTGTTCTTGCGGTGGTGTTGGGGTTTGAGTGAGGCGGAGAGGCGAGTGGAGGCCGACTCACGAGAAGAATGAGGGCCTAACGAAGAGTTGGAATGAGAGTGAGGCGGCGAGCCCATGGGGCTGAGCACAGGCGTCGAGTGGAAGGAGTTTGTCGTCTTTTCACCATCGTGAGAATCTCTCGACGGGCTCTGCACGTAGTAGACTGCACGGCGGGGAGATCTTGTGGGCGAGGACTGAGTCAGACTACTAACCTCTGAGTCAGTTTTTGAGAGCTGAGCGGACATTGTTGTTTGTCGTATTCAGTTCAAGGAAGAGACGGAGAAGTAGCTAGCAGAAGTGAGATGTGAAGACTGAGTATgagaatttatattaaagagAAAATCACATTGTACCACCCAGCCTTTGgcttaaaaacattttttccttccaaaataatatatttccacccaaaataactaacaacaaaaagtaaaatagcagttttatttttcattaatttaaaaaaatagctattttttatcttactcaaatatttaaaacatgataatttgaaaatttacaaattaatttctaaaaaatatcaaacccctatatatattttgaaacaactatataactttaatagttgtaatatatcatttacatccataatttattatatattacatcattttttaaaccattgGAGGTAtactaatatttcaaaatttttcaaaagattcttaaacttttatgaattttcaataaaatccttaataaaaatgttagaaaaacctctaatatttttaaaatgtatagtTTACTCTCGATATACAATTTCACGACAAAAATACCTTATCTAtaacaagagagaaagaaaacataTGGGTGAAAtggaatgaaaataaaaaggcttatataatttagatatttaaattattatttttaatttttgttaatttaaaattatataataattttaaaaaataaaataatagagagaagtggtaattttatttcttaatattattgtttcattaatagagtttaagtttagatgaaaaaatattatttatacttgattTTGGATGAGAATGTCTTTTTATGCCAActaaaggtaaaaatgttataaaaccAAACTTTGGGGGGTTGGGGGGAATACTAAGTTCCTCTTTATTAAATACATTTCACGTGGTTGTTGCGAGTGTAAGATCTGTGCCGACTTGAACGTACGTAATGGTGGCGCACGTTACGTTGAGTTTTGCTTAAGAGAAATGCTgtctgaataattttatataattaaaaattaaaaattaaaaataaaataatatttaattatataataatatattattatttatacataaattatatgaaaaaaattatgtgtataattttattatttgtttaatgttaCCAAAGTATCTGCGTGTAATGAATGTGATAGTAATAAATGGGAGAAGGTGGATTTTTACGTAGACAGAGACTACCACTTGAGTGGTTATTACCCTTGTTATTAATTTCGGAGTAGATCTGTTGGCTCGATAGGTTAAATTGtgaattgatttttgaattgatttcgtttgcttaaaaaaaaaaaaaaaaaaggccaaaaaggactatttcccacgaTGGTATACTTTTTCTGTCCATTTTCActcgttaattttgaaaaactcatttacctacccatgaattattaaaaaaaaacagattcaagggtaaaatcgtcattttatttgtaatattaaaaataaattaaaatttaatcctcttttccccctcctaacccctaaaaactaactatttctccttaggtcaagttttgaaaaatagcattcgccccccctagggtttagttttcaatcctcaAGGCAAAATCCGGAGCCATCGCTGATGACGAAGCCTTCTCGATGCACCACCATGCTTCgacgacctctcttctctcctctggaactTCAGATCTGGGCCAATCGacgttccagaggagagaagagaggtcgtTGGAGCATGGTGGTTCGTCGGGAAGGCTTCGTCATCAGCGATGGTTTCGGATTTTGTAtcgaggattgaaaactaaaccctagggggggcgaatgctatttttcaaaacttggcctagagagaaatagttagtttttaggggttaggaggggaaaaagagataaactTTTAAGGTATTagagttccgttaaatttaactgctcataggtgggtatttgatattttcatagttaaaagagggaaacttgagaatgcaacataccttggtgggaaatagtcctttggccaaaaaaaaaagatcagttttatcttttatatttatatatttattaaaaaaaataaagtagtaGTAGACAATGTCAAAGagtataattgattaattgattgaaagttaaataattttcattgaaaataaacaaatattaattaaaaagaaaaattattaaaaataaataaatattaattaaagagaataattgaattggattgattttgatggattgaaataaattaattatttatataaatgtttttaattaaaaaaactaaatgagtggtattatatcattttatttaaatacatattattaatatttaaaaaatatgataaatatttaataatattttaaaaaatatattataatttagaaatcgattaaattaattaaattataaattaataaaataattgatttgattaccgctttgattttaaaaatattgtttattgttaactttaataattttattcatggaATTGAACCGAGTGGCAATTTTTATGAATGCTTTTACTAAAAACAATGTGG from Mangifera indica cultivar Alphonso chromosome 16, CATAS_Mindica_2.1, whole genome shotgun sequence includes the following:
- the LOC123199106 gene encoding uncharacterized protein LOC123199106 — translated: MSAQLSKTDSEVSSLTQSSPTRSPRRAVYYVQSPSRDSHDGEKTTNSFHSTPVLSPMGSPPHSHSNSSLGPHSSRESASTRLSASLKPQHHRKNNDRKSRKPWKEFDAIEEEGLLDGENFHSGVSCRFYFLTFVVGFFVLFSLFSLILWGASKPQKPTVTMKSIAFDQFVVQAGADFSGVATEMVSMNCTVKLTFRNTATFFGVHVTSTPLDLSFSQLTVATGTIHKFYQSRKSQRSLTVTMKGSNIPLYGGGASLGSVNGAPIEPVPLTLSLMVRSRAYVLGRLVKPKFYKRVECGVIMDPKKMNVNMSLKNKCSYR